Below is a window of Thermodesulfitimonas autotrophica DNA.
CACTTTCTCTACGCCCGTCACCTGCCGGGCGTGCTCGACGATATTGGCGACCCCGGCGTGCGCACAACCAAGGAGCACCACCAGGCCCCGCGGGGTCTGGGCAAAGATGCTTAAGTCATCTGCCACCGTATCTGGCACCCGTTCGCCGTCGCGGACGAGGTACATCCGGGGGTCCCCTTTCTCAAAAGTGGTCCTGCGGGGCACTTCCCCGCTCAACCAGAAACCCGGGAATAGCACGCGGGGCTCGCGCACCCAAACGAACTCTGCCCCGGCCGCTTCCAGCTCTTCCCGCGCGAACGGAACGCCCACGTAGCGGTCCCGGGGAGAAGAAACCCGGTGGGGCGCAAAAAGATCGGGGTGCGCGTAAACCGGCACCTTTCGTCCGATAAACTCGAGTACCGCCCGCAGCCCTCCCGTATGGTCGCTGTGCCCGTGGCTTAGCACTACCGCATCCACAGCCTTGAGATCGATACCCAAGAGCGCCGCGTTACTCACGACCGCCCCGCGCTGGCCGGTATCGAAAAGAACCTTCCGCCCTTCGTACTCCACCCAGAGGCTGAGCCCGTGCTCCCCGAAGATCGGCAGCGTCCGCCCTACACTGTTTTCGACTAAAACCGTTACCCGCAAAGCCTATTCCTCCTTACCGTAGCGTCCAAAGCCAGAGCAAAATTTCAAAGGTAATCAGCACCACAATTGCCACCTCAAGCACTAAGAAACGGTGGGTCACCAACTCATCACTTAACATGGCGTAGTTCCGCTCGATAACCTCCACCTTGCGCTCGATACTCCGGAGCCATTCCTGGACGCGGAAAATCTTCAGGGCCGCCGTGTAAACGCGGGCGTAGAAGACGTCCTCCGTCACTTTAAGCGCGTTCTGAACCCGCTCCGTAATCTCCGTAACCTCGACGACCAGCTCCATCATCTTCCGCATTATGCTGCGGTACTTGTGAAGGCGACGGTAACCACCCCGGCCCGCCTCCTCAATCGCATCATACATCGCGGCCACCTCCCGGTCGAGCAGGCTGTCGTAGTACCTGAGTTCCAGGAGCTGCGCGTTGGCAAACTCGAGGAGGTCGGGAATGTCAGTGCTCCCGGCTGGATCACAAACCAGCGCTGCGTCCCACGTAATGATGGTGGTATCGTCACCGTAAGAAAACTGGTTGCGTAACGTTTCCCGCCTCATTTCCTGGCTCACCGTTCCGGGTTCCCCTAAGAGCAAAGGGACCGGATCCCACTCCCGCGGCCAGGTTTCAAAAAAGTATACAATAAAGTCTTCAGCAAAACCGGTAAAGCCCACCCCCGCCAGCGCCGGCTGCAGAGCATTCACGAGCTCATCCCGGTAGCTCATGAAGAGCGACTCAAACTCCCCTGCGTCGCCAAGCAACACCGAGAGCTTCCGGAGATCATCGTAACCAAAACGTTCTGGCAGCAAGAGCCGGACGACTATCGCCAGCACCCCAAAGTCGTACAGCCGCGCGCTCGGCGCCGTAGCGAACTCCCAATCCCCAAGCCGCACCGGGCGTCCCGCGAGTTCCACCGTCAGCGGCGGGTTCTTAAACTCGAGCGCCTTCGGCCGCAC
It encodes the following:
- a CDS encoding MBL fold metallo-hydrolase, whose product is MRVTVLVENSVGRTLPIFGEHGLSLWVEYEGRKVLFDTGQRGAVVSNAALLGIDLKAVDAVVLSHGHSDHTGGLRAVLEFIGRKVPVYAHPDLFAPHRVSSPRDRYVGVPFAREELEAAGAEFVWVREPRVLFPGFWLSGEVPRRTTFEKGDPRMYLVRDGERVPDTVADDLSIFAQTPRGLVVLLGCAHAGVANIVEHARQVTGVEKVAAILGGTHLGPADPAQLEATIAYLKSLDLMLLAANHCTGLPVTAKLSQAFGDCFRFAPAGEVFEF